The following coding sequences lie in one Saccharopolyspora hordei genomic window:
- a CDS encoding ATP-binding cassette domain-containing protein, with protein MIEFRSVRKEYPNGTVAVHELSLSVRTGTITVLVGPSGCGKTTLMRMVNRMIEPSSGTVLVGGTDVRERDPAELRRGIGYVIQQAGLFPHRTVLDNIATVPRLNGHSKQEVRRRAGELLELVGLQPELGARYPAQLSGGQQQRVGVARALAADPPVLLMDEPFSAVDPVVREGLQDELLRLQAELDKTVLFVTHDIDEAIKLGEKVAVLRQGGHLAQYAEPDDLLAEPADDFVTEFVGRDRGYRRLSFVDSDSLQPQPVDTVELGSRVDRQQRWRLALDEAGRPRGWLPPETDVDGPLDEDRLVAGGSLHTKGSPLRGALDAALSAPTGLGVVVDDDGGYVGVVTAEHVLGLIERHRRPEGLP; from the coding sequence GTGATCGAGTTCCGGTCCGTGCGCAAGGAGTACCCGAACGGCACCGTCGCCGTCCACGAGCTCAGCCTGTCGGTGCGGACGGGCACCATCACCGTGCTGGTCGGGCCGTCCGGGTGCGGCAAGACCACGCTGATGCGGATGGTGAACCGCATGATCGAGCCGTCGTCGGGCACGGTGCTCGTCGGCGGCACGGACGTGCGCGAGCGCGACCCCGCGGAGCTGCGCCGCGGCATCGGCTACGTGATCCAGCAGGCGGGGCTGTTCCCGCACCGCACCGTGCTCGACAACATCGCGACGGTGCCGCGGCTCAACGGCCACAGCAAGCAGGAGGTCCGCCGCCGTGCCGGGGAACTGCTGGAGCTGGTCGGGTTGCAGCCCGAGCTCGGCGCGCGCTACCCGGCGCAGCTCTCCGGCGGTCAGCAGCAGCGCGTCGGGGTGGCGCGGGCGCTCGCGGCCGACCCGCCGGTGCTGCTCATGGACGAGCCGTTCAGCGCCGTCGACCCGGTGGTGCGGGAGGGCCTGCAGGACGAGCTGCTGCGGCTGCAGGCCGAGCTGGACAAGACGGTCCTGTTCGTCACGCACGACATCGACGAGGCCATCAAGCTGGGGGAGAAGGTGGCGGTGCTGCGGCAGGGCGGCCACCTCGCCCAGTACGCCGAACCCGACGACCTGCTCGCCGAACCGGCCGACGACTTCGTGACCGAGTTCGTCGGCCGCGACCGCGGCTACCGCAGGCTGTCCTTCGTGGACTCCGACAGCCTGCAGCCGCAGCCGGTGGACACCGTCGAGCTCGGCTCCCGGGTGGACCGCCAGCAGCGGTGGCGGCTGGCGCTGGACGAGGCGGGCCGGCCGCGCGGCTGGCTGCCGCCGGAGACCGACGTGGACGGTCCGCTGGACGAGGACCGGCTCGTCGCGGGCGGTTCGCTGCACACGAAGGGCTCGCCGCTGCGCGGCGCGCTGGACGCGGCCCTGTCCGCGCCGACCGGGCTCGGCGTGGTCGTCGACGACGACGGCGGCTACGTCGGCGTGGTCACCGCCGAGCACGTGCTCGGCCTGATCGAGCGGCACCGCCGCCCCGAGGGGCTGCCGTGA